In a single window of the Nocardiopsis composta genome:
- a CDS encoding metal ABC transporter permease, producing MTEMLSYDFMRRALIAAALVGLVAPVIGTFLVQRRLALLGDGIGHVALTGVALGFLTGTSPVLTALIVSALGAAAIELVRVRARTGGDVALALLFYGGIAGGVLLIGLAPGANNATLTAFLFGSVSSVSEEDIAVVIGLAVLVVALIAYFGRELFVLCMDEDTARAAGLPVRFLSLLVSITAAVTVVISMRVVGVLMVSALMVVPVVAAQQLTRSFRVTAALAVAIGVLSAVGGLSTAFYADVAPGAAIVLLTLAVFAVAVVAGRLVRSRGGRAAEEHTAPAGGTGAAVGTMPQDEPGSVST from the coding sequence GTGACTGAGATGCTCTCCTACGACTTCATGCGGCGGGCGCTGATCGCGGCCGCCCTGGTCGGCCTGGTCGCCCCGGTCATCGGGACCTTCCTGGTGCAGCGGCGGCTGGCGCTGCTCGGCGACGGGATCGGCCACGTGGCGCTCACCGGCGTGGCGCTGGGCTTCCTCACCGGCACCTCCCCGGTGCTCACCGCGCTGATCGTGTCCGCGCTGGGCGCCGCCGCCATCGAGCTGGTCCGGGTGCGCGCCCGCACCGGCGGCGACGTGGCGCTGGCCCTGCTGTTCTACGGCGGCATCGCCGGCGGCGTGCTGCTCATCGGCCTGGCTCCGGGCGCCAACAACGCCACCCTGACCGCGTTCCTGTTCGGCTCGGTGAGCAGCGTCAGCGAGGAGGACATCGCGGTGGTGATCGGGCTGGCGGTGCTCGTCGTCGCCCTGATCGCCTACTTCGGCCGGGAGCTGTTCGTGCTCTGCATGGACGAGGACACCGCCCGCGCCGCCGGCCTGCCGGTGCGCTTCCTGAGCCTGCTGGTCTCGATCACCGCCGCGGTCACCGTGGTCATCTCGATGCGGGTGGTGGGCGTGCTCATGGTGAGCGCCCTGATGGTGGTCCCGGTGGTCGCCGCCCAGCAGCTCACCCGGAGCTTCCGGGTGACCGCCGCGCTCGCGGTGGCGATCGGGGTGCTGTCCGCGGTGGGCGGGCTGAGCACCGCCTTCTACGCCGACGTGGCCCCCGGCGCGGCGATCGTGCTGCTCACCCTGGCGGTGTTCGCGGTCGCCGTGGTCGCCGGGCGGCTGGTGCGCTCCCGGGGCGGGCGCGCCGCCGAGGAGCACACCGCCCCCGCGGGCGGAACGGGCGCCGCGGTCGGTACGATGCCCCAGGACGAGCCGGGGAGCGTATCCACGTGA
- a CDS encoding Fur family transcriptional regulator yields MSTRREAVKQALNHSTGFRSAQDLYADLRAEGSKIGLTTVYRALQNLHDSGEVDVLRTDDGEAVYRACASESHHHHLVCRGCGKAVEVEGPAVEKWAENIGAQHGFTGVTHTVEVFGTCAECAAARSAGPEGAAKRK; encoded by the coding sequence GTGAGTACACGACGAGAGGCAGTCAAGCAGGCCCTCAACCACAGCACCGGATTCCGCAGCGCTCAGGACCTCTATGCGGACCTGCGCGCCGAGGGATCCAAGATCGGGCTGACCACCGTCTACCGGGCGCTGCAGAACCTGCACGACTCCGGTGAGGTCGACGTGCTGCGCACTGACGACGGCGAGGCGGTCTACCGCGCCTGCGCATCCGAGAGCCACCACCACCACCTGGTCTGCCGCGGCTGCGGCAAGGCCGTGGAGGTGGAGGGGCCCGCGGTGGAGAAGTGGGCGGAGAACATCGGCGCCCAGCACGGCTTCACCGGGGTCACGCACACCGTGGAGGTCTTCGGTACCTGCGCGGAGTGCGCGGCGGCCCGGTCCGCCGGCCCGGAGGGGGCCGCGAAGCGGAAGTGA
- a CDS encoding SGNH/GDSL hydrolase family protein, which produces MSGIDTGQDIFSYVALGDSFTEGMDDPYPDSGQTPHGRYRGWADRLAEHLAAHIPEVRYANLAVRGKLIGQIVRDQLPRAVELRPDLVTICAGGNDIIRPGTDPDQVAEVFEGAVGRLRATGASVVVFTGFDTGFQPVMRHLRGKVATYNMHVRAVADRYDCTVVDLWSMKMLHDQRAWSWDRLHLSQEGHRRLGLRVAEILGLQVEPGWDAPWPDEPPKDWRSARQEDLHWAREFLVPWIGRRLTGRSSGDGLEPKRPRLEPLR; this is translated from the coding sequence ATGAGCGGCATCGACACTGGGCAGGACATCTTCTCCTACGTCGCTCTCGGCGACAGCTTCACCGAGGGCATGGACGATCCCTATCCGGACAGCGGGCAGACGCCGCACGGCCGCTACCGCGGCTGGGCCGACCGGCTCGCCGAGCACCTCGCCGCGCACATCCCGGAGGTGCGCTACGCCAACCTGGCGGTGCGCGGCAAGCTCATCGGCCAGATCGTCCGGGACCAGCTGCCGCGCGCGGTGGAGCTCCGGCCGGACCTGGTCACCATCTGCGCGGGCGGCAACGACATCATCCGCCCCGGCACCGACCCGGACCAGGTCGCCGAGGTGTTCGAGGGCGCCGTCGGGCGGCTCCGCGCCACCGGGGCCTCCGTGGTGGTCTTCACCGGCTTCGACACCGGGTTCCAGCCGGTCATGCGGCACCTGCGGGGCAAGGTCGCCACCTACAACATGCACGTGCGGGCGGTCGCGGACCGCTACGACTGCACCGTGGTCGACCTGTGGTCGATGAAGATGCTCCACGACCAGCGGGCGTGGAGCTGGGACCGGCTGCACCTGTCGCAGGAGGGCCACCGCCGCCTCGGCCTGCGCGTCGCGGAGATCCTCGGCCTGCAGGTCGAGCCGGGCTGGGACGCCCCCTGGCCGGACGAGCCGCCGAAGGACTGGCGCTCGGCCCGCCAGGAGGACCTGCACTGGGCGCGCGAGTTCCTGGTGCCGTGGATCGGCCGCCGGCTGACCGGCCGCTCCTCCGGCGACGGCCTGGAGCCCAAGCGCCCCCGGCTGGAGCCGCTGCGCTGA
- a CDS encoding SGNH/GDSL hydrolase family protein, with product MTGIDLDRSALTYVAIGDSFTEGVGDPGPDGRFRGWADRFAEHLAEQVPEVRYANLAVRGKLIRQIITDQLPRALELRPDLVTLCAGGNDLLRPGADPELLARILEQAVRRLRAQGSEVVLFTGVNIAGGYMRARIGLFARFYLDIRSIADRYGCHLVDQWSMAALTDPRAWDTDRLHMSPEGHRRLALKVCRVLGVPADGDPDAPWPPLPPSTPGQTRRENLRWAREYLVPWIGRRLTGRSSGDGVTAKRPDPAPVSPAAGE from the coding sequence ATGACCGGCATCGACCTGGACCGGAGCGCGCTCACCTATGTCGCGATCGGCGACAGCTTCACCGAGGGCGTCGGCGACCCGGGCCCGGACGGGCGGTTCCGCGGCTGGGCGGACCGGTTCGCCGAGCACCTCGCCGAGCAGGTGCCCGAGGTGCGCTACGCCAACCTGGCGGTGCGCGGCAAGCTCATCCGCCAGATCATCACCGACCAGCTGCCGCGGGCCCTGGAGCTCCGGCCGGACCTGGTCACGCTGTGCGCCGGCGGCAACGACCTGCTCCGCCCCGGCGCCGACCCGGAACTGCTGGCCCGGATCCTGGAGCAGGCGGTCCGCCGACTGCGTGCGCAGGGCTCCGAGGTGGTGCTGTTCACCGGGGTGAACATCGCCGGCGGCTACATGCGCGCCCGGATCGGCCTGTTCGCCCGGTTCTACCTGGACATCCGGTCGATCGCCGACCGGTACGGCTGCCACCTGGTCGACCAGTGGTCGATGGCGGCGCTGACCGACCCCCGCGCCTGGGACACCGACCGCCTGCACATGTCCCCGGAGGGCCACCGCCGCCTCGCCCTCAAGGTCTGCCGGGTGCTGGGCGTGCCCGCCGACGGCGACCCGGACGCGCCCTGGCCCCCGCTCCCGCCCTCCACCCCGGGCCAGACCCGCCGGGAGAACCTGCGGTGGGCCCGGGAGTACCTGGTGCCGTGGATCGGCCGCCGGCTGACCGGCCGCTCCTCCGGGGACGGCGTCACCGCCAAGCGGCCCGACCCGGCCCCGGTCTCCCCGGCCGCCGGGGAGTGA
- a CDS encoding isoprenyl transferase: MSLFTSGSGRGYAAPSPHPSGARPPELPKALVPKHVAIVMDGNGRWAKQRGLPRTEGHKAGEGSLFDVIEGALEMGIPNLSAYAFSTENWKRSPEEVRFLMGFNRDVIRRRRDELHAMGVRVRWSGRRGRLWKSVISELQEAEEMTKDNTALTLQFCVNYGGRAEIADAAARLAQDVAQGRIDPSKVNEDALSSRLYASDIPDVDLFVRSSGEQRFSNFLLWQSAYAEFVFLDTLWPDFDRRHLWHACEIYASRDRRYGGAAPNPVPVDPAAGAEAAPAAQKGQA, encoded by the coding sequence GTGAGCCTTTTCACGTCCGGTTCCGGTCGCGGTTACGCCGCCCCTTCGCCGCACCCGAGCGGGGCGCGCCCGCCGGAGCTGCCCAAGGCGCTGGTGCCCAAGCACGTCGCGATCGTCATGGACGGGAACGGCCGCTGGGCCAAGCAGCGCGGCCTGCCCCGCACCGAGGGGCACAAGGCGGGCGAGGGCTCGCTGTTCGACGTCATCGAGGGCGCCCTGGAGATGGGCATCCCCAACCTCTCGGCCTACGCCTTCTCCACCGAGAACTGGAAGCGCTCCCCGGAGGAGGTCCGCTTCCTGATGGGCTTCAACCGGGACGTGATCCGGCGCCGCCGCGACGAGCTGCACGCGATGGGCGTCCGGGTGCGCTGGTCCGGGCGGCGCGGCCGGCTGTGGAAGAGCGTCATCTCCGAGCTGCAGGAGGCCGAGGAGATGACCAAGGACAACACCGCGCTCACCCTGCAGTTCTGCGTCAACTACGGGGGCCGCGCGGAGATCGCCGACGCCGCCGCCCGGCTGGCCCAGGACGTCGCCCAGGGCCGGATCGACCCGTCCAAGGTGAACGAGGACGCGCTCTCCTCCCGGCTGTACGCCTCCGACATCCCCGACGTCGACCTGTTCGTCCGCTCCTCCGGCGAGCAGCGGTTCTCCAACTTCCTGCTCTGGCAGTCGGCCTACGCCGAGTTCGTCTTCCTGGACACCCTCTGGCCCGACTTCGACCGCCGGCACCTCTGGCACGCCTGCGAGATCTACGCCTCCCGGGACCGCCGCTACGGCGGAGCCGCGCCCAACCCGGTCCCGGTCGACCCGGCCGCCGGCGCGGAGGCCGCCCCCGCAGCGCAGAAGGGGCAGGCATGA
- the recO gene encoding DNA repair protein RecO has product MSLYRDEGVVLRTQKLGEADRIVTLLTRRTGLVRAVGKGVRRTKSRFGARLEPFTHIDVQLYTGRTLDVITQAETVRAYGEPIVADYARYTAATAMLETAEKIVAVEKDPALRQFLLLIGALRTLGEGGHAPRLVLDAFLLRSLAVAGYAPALEECARCGARSGLRGFAVHAGGAVCSVCRPHGAVNPAPESVRLMGALLGGDWPAADASEERHRSECSGLVAAYLQWHLENGIRSLRLVDRSASVD; this is encoded by the coding sequence GTGAGCCTCTACCGCGACGAAGGCGTCGTCCTGCGCACCCAGAAGCTGGGCGAGGCGGACCGCATCGTGACCCTGCTGACCCGGCGCACCGGCCTGGTGCGCGCGGTCGGCAAGGGCGTGCGCCGCACCAAGTCGCGGTTCGGCGCCCGCCTGGAGCCCTTCACCCACATCGACGTGCAGCTCTACACCGGCCGCACGCTGGACGTGATCACCCAGGCCGAGACGGTGCGCGCCTACGGCGAGCCGATCGTCGCCGACTACGCCCGCTACACCGCGGCGACCGCCATGCTGGAGACCGCGGAGAAGATCGTCGCGGTGGAGAAGGATCCGGCGCTCCGCCAGTTCCTGCTGCTCATCGGGGCGCTGCGCACCCTGGGCGAGGGCGGGCACGCCCCCCGGCTGGTGCTCGACGCCTTCCTGCTGCGCTCCCTGGCGGTGGCGGGGTACGCGCCCGCGCTGGAGGAGTGCGCCCGGTGCGGGGCCCGGAGCGGGCTGCGCGGCTTCGCGGTGCACGCCGGCGGGGCGGTCTGCTCGGTCTGCCGGCCGCACGGCGCGGTCAACCCCGCCCCGGAGTCGGTACGGCTGATGGGCGCCCTGCTCGGCGGGGACTGGCCGGCCGCCGACGCCAGCGAGGAGCGGCACCGCTCCGAATGCAGCGGCCTGGTGGCCGCCTACCTCCAGTGGCACCTGGAGAACGGCATCCGCTCGCTGCGCCTGGTGGACCGGTCGGCTTCGGTGGACTGA
- a CDS encoding CAP domain-containing protein, whose translation MGRGRRRHRHREPRPPRRGRSALIAAALALPVGLGTAGALVLANLSGGDGAPSADPRQIAPDAALPPAAGDFFDGASEPPAEADGGSGGDGAEQAEQNAPSGSAEAQGSVSASEAPDEDGAGSGSGGGSGGPSGSGGEGGQSGGGSGGGASAAGSGQSGEVVSLVNEERAKAGCGPVSVDSRLTSASEKHSRDMADRDYMSHHTPEGVGPGERAEKAGYSAWGGENVAAGYSSPEAVMEGWMNSEGHRANILNCDFVSIGVGEADARWTQNFGYE comes from the coding sequence ATGGGACGAGGACGTCGAAGGCACCGGCACCGCGAACCGCGGCCGCCGCGCCGCGGCAGGAGCGCGCTCATCGCCGCGGCTCTCGCCCTCCCCGTCGGCCTGGGCACCGCCGGTGCGCTGGTGCTGGCCAACCTGTCCGGCGGCGACGGCGCCCCCTCCGCCGACCCGCGGCAGATCGCCCCGGACGCGGCGCTGCCGCCGGCGGCCGGCGACTTCTTCGACGGCGCCTCCGAGCCGCCCGCAGAGGCGGACGGCGGGAGCGGCGGCGACGGCGCGGAGCAGGCGGAGCAGAACGCCCCCTCCGGCAGTGCCGAGGCGCAGGGCTCCGTCTCCGCCTCCGAGGCCCCCGATGAGGACGGGGCCGGGTCCGGGTCGGGCGGCGGCTCCGGCGGCCCGTCCGGTTCCGGCGGCGAGGGCGGCCAGAGCGGCGGCGGCTCCGGCGGCGGCGCCTCGGCCGCCGGGTCCGGGCAGAGCGGGGAGGTCGTCTCCCTGGTCAACGAGGAGCGAGCGAAGGCCGGCTGCGGCCCGGTCAGCGTCGACTCCCGGCTCACCTCCGCCTCCGAGAAGCACAGCCGGGACATGGCCGACCGCGACTACATGTCGCACCACACCCCCGAGGGCGTCGGCCCCGGCGAGCGCGCCGAGAAGGCCGGCTACTCCGCCTGGGGCGGGGAGAACGTGGCCGCCGGCTACTCCTCCCCCGAAGCGGTGATGGAGGGCTGGATGAACAGCGAGGGCCACCGCGCCAACATCCTCAACTGCGACTTCGTCTCGATCGGGGTCGGCGAGGCCGACGCCCGGTGGACGCAGAACTTCGGCTACGAGTGA
- the leuA gene encoding 2-isopropylmalate synthase: MVPQQQTSGMPFHRYAPFKPVDLPDRTWPSKTIDAAPRWLSTDLRDGNQALIEPMDPERKREMFDLLVRMGYKEIEVGFPAASQTDFDFVRSLIEEDRIPADVQISVLTQAREDLIERTVQSLVGAERATVHLYNATAPVFRRVVFKVDREACKQIAVEGTRHVMRFAEQYLGDTEYFGYEYSPEIFIDTELDFALEVCEAVMDVWRPGPGREIILNLPATVERATPNVYADQIEWMSRNLTRREHVCLSVHPHNDRGTGIASAELGVMAGADRVEGCLFGHGERTGNVDLVTLGMNLYSQGVDPMIDFTGIDEIRRTVEHCTQLPVAPRHPYGGDLVYTAFSGSHQDAIKKGLNALEDDAKAAGVPVSEYPWDVPYLPIDPKDVGRDYEAVIRVNSQSGKGGVSYILQRDHALDLPRRLQIEFSHVIQKHTDAEGGEFSGERIWEIFSETYLGEDGPVGILAHRSTNTEEGYRISADVRVEGEIREITGTGQGPLSAFCDALTQVDVKFRVVDYKEHALSEGTDARAAAYVEAEVDGETVWGVGVHHNITTASLRAVCSAVNRARR, from the coding sequence ATGGTGCCGCAGCAGCAGACGAGTGGTATGCCCTTCCACCGCTACGCCCCCTTCAAGCCGGTCGACCTGCCCGACCGCACCTGGCCGTCCAAGACCATCGACGCGGCCCCCCGCTGGCTCTCCACGGACCTGCGCGACGGCAACCAGGCCCTGATCGAGCCGATGGACCCCGAGCGCAAGCGGGAGATGTTCGACCTGCTGGTCCGGATGGGCTACAAGGAGATCGAGGTCGGCTTCCCCGCGGCCAGCCAGACCGACTTCGACTTCGTCCGGTCCCTGATCGAAGAGGACCGGATCCCCGCCGACGTGCAGATCTCGGTGCTGACCCAGGCCCGCGAGGACCTGATCGAGCGCACCGTGCAGTCCCTGGTCGGCGCCGAGCGCGCCACCGTGCACCTGTACAACGCCACCGCGCCGGTCTTCCGCCGGGTGGTGTTCAAGGTCGACCGCGAGGCCTGCAAGCAGATCGCGGTCGAGGGCACCCGGCACGTGATGCGCTTCGCCGAGCAGTACCTGGGCGACACCGAGTACTTCGGCTACGAGTACTCCCCGGAGATCTTCATCGACACCGAGCTGGACTTCGCGCTGGAGGTGTGCGAGGCGGTGATGGACGTCTGGCGGCCCGGCCCGGGCCGCGAGATCATCCTGAACCTGCCGGCCACGGTCGAGCGGGCCACCCCCAACGTCTACGCCGACCAGATCGAGTGGATGAGCCGGAACCTGACCCGGCGCGAGCACGTATGCCTGTCGGTCCACCCGCACAACGATCGCGGCACCGGCATCGCCTCGGCCGAGCTGGGCGTGATGGCCGGCGCGGACCGGGTCGAGGGCTGCCTGTTCGGCCACGGCGAGCGGACCGGCAACGTCGACCTGGTCACCCTGGGCATGAACCTGTACAGCCAGGGCGTCGACCCGATGATCGACTTCACCGGCATCGACGAGATCCGGCGCACCGTGGAGCACTGCACCCAGCTGCCGGTCGCCCCGCGCCACCCCTACGGCGGCGACCTGGTCTACACCGCCTTCTCCGGCTCGCACCAGGACGCCATCAAGAAGGGGCTGAACGCCCTGGAGGACGACGCGAAGGCGGCCGGGGTCCCGGTCTCGGAGTACCCCTGGGACGTCCCCTACCTGCCGATCGACCCCAAGGACGTGGGCCGCGACTACGAGGCGGTCATCCGGGTGAACAGCCAGTCCGGCAAGGGCGGCGTCTCCTACATCCTGCAGCGGGACCACGCGCTGGACCTGCCCCGGCGGCTGCAGATCGAGTTCTCCCACGTCATCCAGAAGCACACCGACGCCGAGGGCGGCGAGTTCAGCGGCGAGCGGATCTGGGAGATCTTCTCCGAGACCTACCTGGGCGAGGACGGGCCGGTCGGGATCCTGGCGCACCGCTCGACCAACACCGAGGAGGGCTACCGGATCAGCGCCGACGTCCGGGTCGAGGGCGAGATCCGCGAGATCACCGGCACCGGCCAGGGGCCGCTGTCGGCGTTCTGCGACGCGCTGACCCAGGTCGACGTGAAGTTCCGGGTGGTCGACTACAAGGAGCACGCGCTGAGCGAGGGCACCGACGCCCGCGCCGCCGCCTACGTCGAGGCCGAGGTGGACGGGGAGACCGTGTGGGGCGTGGGCGTGCACCACAACATCACCACCGCCTCGCTGCGCGCGGTGTGCAGCGCGGTGAACCGCGCCCGGCGCTGA
- the gcl gene encoding glyoxylate carboligase, whose translation MVQMPAMNAVVEVLKDEGVDTAFGCPGAAILPLYKAMEQVGGIEHLTVRHEEGATHMADGWSRTTGKVGVAIGTSGPAGTNMITGLYTAMADSIPIVCITGQNRTDLLDKEGFQAVDIVSIAKPVTKWAVQIREAGSAPWIFREAFRIAQEGRPGPVLIDIPLDVAQQVIEYDPAIDAPLQLNEVRPHRPRVERALDLLLEAERPLILAGGGIILAEAAGELAELAELLRVPVQVTLMGKGSFDEDSELYAGMTGVQTSQRYGNASFLESDLVLAVGARFADRHTGKIDVYRGDRKFIHVDIEATQLGRVFEPDLGIVSDARLFLRELIDAAKQRKAKADVGAWIERIGELKRTLGRKEDFDSVPIKAPRVYKEINEAFDEDAYFVTAIGLYQIWGGQHQKAYKPRHYQICGQAGPLGWEIPAAIGVKKALKDTEPDAEVVGIVGDYGFQYMVEELAVAAQYNVPFVIIMLNNEYLGLIRQAEIPFDMNYQVDIHYDDYGTDNVKVMEAYGCSGRRVFEPAEIRDAIEWARKEARTTSRPVLVEIMIEREANTPHGPAIDAVKEFEPEPDAA comes from the coding sequence ATGGTACAGATGCCCGCGATGAACGCGGTCGTCGAGGTCCTGAAGGACGAGGGCGTCGACACCGCCTTCGGCTGCCCCGGCGCCGCGATCCTGCCCCTCTACAAGGCCATGGAGCAGGTGGGGGGGATCGAGCACCTCACCGTCCGGCACGAGGAGGGCGCCACCCACATGGCCGACGGCTGGTCCCGCACCACCGGCAAGGTGGGCGTGGCGATCGGCACCTCCGGCCCGGCCGGCACCAACATGATCACCGGCCTGTACACCGCGATGGCCGACTCCATCCCGATCGTGTGCATCACCGGCCAGAACCGCACCGACCTGCTGGACAAGGAGGGCTTCCAGGCGGTCGACATCGTCTCCATCGCCAAGCCCGTCACCAAGTGGGCGGTGCAGATCAGGGAGGCCGGCAGCGCTCCGTGGATCTTCCGCGAGGCGTTCCGGATCGCCCAGGAGGGCCGTCCCGGCCCGGTGCTGATCGACATCCCGCTGGACGTCGCCCAGCAGGTCATCGAGTACGACCCGGCGATCGACGCGCCGCTGCAGCTCAACGAGGTGCGGCCGCACCGCCCGCGGGTCGAGCGCGCGCTGGACCTGCTGCTGGAGGCCGAGCGCCCGCTGATCCTGGCCGGCGGCGGCATCATCCTCGCCGAGGCCGCCGGCGAGCTGGCCGAGCTGGCCGAGCTGCTGCGGGTCCCGGTCCAGGTCACCCTGATGGGCAAGGGCTCCTTCGACGAGGACTCCGAGCTGTACGCGGGCATGACCGGCGTGCAGACCTCGCAGCGCTACGGCAACGCCTCCTTCCTGGAGTCCGACCTGGTGCTCGCGGTCGGCGCCCGGTTCGCCGACCGGCACACCGGCAAGATCGACGTCTACCGGGGCGACCGCAAGTTCATCCACGTCGACATCGAGGCCACCCAGCTGGGCCGGGTCTTCGAGCCGGACCTGGGCATCGTCTCCGACGCCCGGCTGTTCCTGCGCGAGCTGATCGACGCGGCGAAGCAGCGCAAGGCCAAGGCCGACGTCGGCGCCTGGATCGAGCGGATCGGCGAGCTCAAGCGCACGCTGGGCCGCAAGGAGGACTTCGACTCCGTCCCGATCAAGGCCCCGCGGGTCTACAAGGAGATCAACGAGGCCTTCGACGAGGACGCCTACTTCGTCACCGCGATCGGCCTCTACCAGATCTGGGGCGGCCAGCACCAGAAGGCCTACAAGCCGCGGCACTACCAGATCTGCGGCCAGGCCGGCCCGCTCGGCTGGGAGATCCCGGCGGCCATCGGCGTCAAGAAGGCGCTGAAGGACACCGAGCCGGACGCCGAGGTCGTGGGCATCGTCGGCGACTACGGCTTCCAGTACATGGTCGAGGAGCTGGCGGTCGCGGCGCAGTACAACGTGCCGTTCGTGATCATCATGCTGAACAACGAGTACCTCGGGCTGATCCGCCAGGCCGAGATCCCGTTCGACATGAACTACCAGGTCGACATCCACTACGACGACTACGGCACGGACAACGTCAAGGTGATGGAGGCCTACGGCTGCTCCGGCCGCCGGGTCTTCGAGCCCGCCGAGATCCGCGACGCGATCGAGTGGGCCCGCAAGGAGGCGCGTACGACCTCCCGCCCGGTGCTCGTGGAGATCATGATCGAGCGCGAGGCGAACACCCCGCACGGTCCGGCGATCGACGCGGTGAAGGAGTTCGAGCCGGAGCCGGACGCCGCCTGA
- a CDS encoding hydroxypyruvate isomerase family protein, with translation MSHSLRYTVNCSLLFTELPLNERPAAARKAGFDAVEFWWPFASPVPSDAEVDAFVAAISDAGVELTGLNFFAGELPGPDRGVLSQPSRAGEFRDNLDVVVGIARRTGTKAFNALYGLRQEGVDPAEQDRVALESITAAAKAVAAVGGTVLIEPVSGADAYPIKTAADGLAVVERAKAAGADNVALLADFFHLAVNGDDVAAVVRDHAAEFGHIQIADAPGRGEPGTGDLPLPDLLEAAQAGGYDGLVGLEYKPTVPTAESFGWLGR, from the coding sequence ATGAGCCACTCGCTGCGCTACACGGTGAACTGCTCGCTGCTCTTTACCGAGCTGCCGCTGAACGAGCGCCCCGCCGCAGCCCGCAAGGCCGGGTTCGACGCTGTCGAGTTCTGGTGGCCCTTCGCCTCCCCGGTCCCCTCCGACGCCGAGGTCGACGCCTTCGTCGCCGCGATCTCCGACGCCGGGGTCGAGCTCACCGGGCTGAACTTCTTCGCCGGCGAGCTGCCCGGCCCGGACCGCGGGGTGCTCTCCCAGCCCTCCCGGGCCGGCGAGTTCCGCGACAACCTGGACGTCGTCGTCGGCATCGCCCGGCGCACCGGCACCAAGGCGTTCAACGCGCTCTACGGGCTGCGCCAGGAGGGCGTCGACCCGGCCGAGCAGGACCGGGTCGCCCTGGAGAGCATCACCGCCGCCGCCAAGGCGGTCGCCGCGGTCGGCGGCACCGTGCTCATCGAGCCGGTCAGCGGCGCCGACGCCTACCCGATCAAGACCGCCGCCGACGGCCTGGCCGTCGTCGAGCGGGCCAAGGCCGCGGGCGCGGACAACGTCGCGCTCCTCGCCGACTTCTTCCACCTCGCGGTGAACGGCGACGACGTCGCCGCGGTCGTCCGCGACCACGCCGCCGAGTTCGGCCACATCCAGATCGCCGACGCCCCCGGGCGCGGTGAGCCGGGCACCGGCGACCTTCCGCTGCCCGACCTGCTCGAGGCCGCCCAGGCCGGCGGCTACGACGGGCTCGTCGGCCTGGAGTACAAGCCGACCGTGCCCACCGCGGAGAGCTTCGGCTGGCTCGGCCGCTGA
- the uraD gene encoding 2-oxo-4-hydroxy-4-carboxy-5-ureidoimidazoline decarboxylase — protein sequence MSDTSSGSSAAERNDDPGLARINALTSDDFRAEFARCLNVDRWTAALDAERPFASREALLAAADAHAAQMSDDEVDTAISRHPRIGEKASGSDTESRWSRGEQSAVTAGGDAAAQAFAEANAAYEARFGHIYLVCASGRSPEELLTDLKERMDNSAEQEKRVVAGEFRKIALLRVEKVLDNA from the coding sequence ATGTCCGACACCTCTTCGGGCTCCTCCGCAGCGGAGCGGAACGACGATCCGGGGCTGGCCCGCATCAACGCGCTGACCTCGGACGACTTCCGCGCGGAGTTCGCCCGGTGCCTCAACGTGGACCGGTGGACCGCAGCCCTCGACGCGGAGCGGCCCTTCGCCTCCCGCGAGGCCCTGCTCGCCGCCGCGGACGCGCACGCCGCGCAGATGAGCGACGACGAAGTGGACACCGCGATCTCCCGGCACCCGCGGATCGGCGAGAAGGCGAGCGGCTCCGACACCGAGTCCCGGTGGTCGCGCGGCGAGCAGTCCGCCGTCACCGCCGGCGGCGACGCCGCCGCGCAGGCCTTCGCCGAGGCCAACGCCGCATACGAGGCCCGCTTCGGCCACATCTACCTGGTGTGCGCCTCCGGCCGCTCCCCCGAGGAGCTGCTCACCGACCTCAAGGAGCGGATGGACAACTCCGCCGAGCAGGAGAAGCGGGTCGTCGCCGGAGAGTTCCGCAAGATCGCGCTGCTGCGCGTGGAGAAGGTACTGGACAACGCATGA
- the uraH gene encoding hydroxyisourate hydrolase — translation MSHVTTHVLDAALGRPAAGVEVRLEAAADEARTSWKPVATGATNEDGRVPDFGPDQLEAGIYRVVFDTAGYFERTGQRGFYPDVTIAFELADTEAHYHVPLLLSPFAFSTYRGS, via the coding sequence ATGAGCCACGTCACCACACACGTCCTCGACGCCGCCCTGGGCCGCCCCGCGGCCGGTGTCGAGGTGAGGCTGGAGGCCGCCGCCGACGAGGCGCGCACCTCCTGGAAGCCGGTCGCGACCGGCGCCACCAACGAGGACGGCCGCGTCCCGGACTTCGGTCCGGACCAGCTGGAAGCAGGGATCTACCGGGTCGTCTTCGACACCGCGGGCTACTTCGAGCGCACCGGGCAGCGCGGGTTCTACCCCGACGTGACCATCGCGTTCGAGCTCGCCGACACCGAGGCGCACTACCACGTCCCGCTGCTCCTCAGCCCGTTCGCGTTCTCGACCTACCGGGGGAGTTGA